One Littorina saxatilis isolate snail1 linkage group LG14, US_GU_Lsax_2.0, whole genome shotgun sequence genomic region harbors:
- the LOC138947268 gene encoding prophage side tail fiber protein homolog StfR-like isoform X1 translates to MSDVLDKARSLKLTLELAADKLDEHFTNVRIARIVGSSVGASCAVVTIGSGIAIPFTLGISLVPFILSIVFASVGTMGSLTAGGASITGHIIEKKKLAEMNTQWEQFRKECSDIFGLKSKNEDMNKIARIQEVFKELTAGGVFVGRQVYAMMGAAKTVSQATAQTAVAGVTNAAETASLVGVTAAVETAATAGVAGASVTSSGATSATTGAASAAVASVTKCAATATKTGISSGAAVAAVAKTATTTAKTATTGAATTARLVAAVQAPIVVVNVFLLGLSIHDLVTASIDLHKKNKSKAGDMLRQMAAELDVFFKEDVPTLEQVEECLAFGG, encoded by the exons ATGTCTGATGTTCTGGACAAGGCGAGGTCATTGAAACTGACCCTTGAGCTTGCCGCAGACAAACTGGACGAGCACTTTACAAATGTCCGCATAGCGAGGATCGTTGGCAGCTCAGTGGGGGCTAGCTGTGCGG TGGTGACGATTGGCTCCGGGATCGCTATACCCTTCACATTGGGTATATCCCTCGTTCCCTTCATCCTCTCCATCGTATTCGCCAGCGTGGGAACGATGGGCAGTCTCACAGCAGGCGGCGCCAGCATCACAGGACATATcattgaaaaaaagaagttgGCAGAAATGAACACACAATGGGAGCAGTTTAGGAAGGAGTGCAGCGACATTTTCGGTCTGAAAAGCAAGAACGAAGACATGAACAAAATCGCCAGGATCCAAGAG GTATTCAAGGAACTCACAGCTGGAGGTGTGTTCGTGGGAAGACAGGTCTACGCCATGATGGGCGCTGCCAAGACTGTGAGCCAAGCCACCGCCCAGACCGCAGTTGCTGGGGTGACCAACGCTGCTGAGACCGCTTCACTAGTTGGAGTGACCGCTGCAGTCGAAACCGCCGCCACTGCTGGAGTGGCAGGTGCAAGCGTGACGTCTTCGGGTGCTACCTCTGCTACCACAG GTGCAGCTTCCGCAGCCGTCGCCAGCGTCACTAAATGCGCCGCCACTGCCACTAAAACGGGAATTTCCAGTGGCGCTGCCGTCGCCGCCGTCGCTAAGACCGCGACCACCACTGCCAAAACCGCCACCACGGGAGCTGCCACCACTGCTCGTCTTGTCGCGGCGGTTCAGGCCCCCATCGTTGTCGTCAACGTTTTTCTACTTGGCCTCAGCATACATGACCTGGTCACCGCTTCCATCGACCTccacaagaagaacaagtccAAGGCTGGGGACATGCTGCGTCAAATGGCTGCAGAGCTTGACGTCTTCTTCAAGGAAGACGTCCCGACGCTCGAGCAGGTGGAGGAGTGCTTGGCTTTTGGTGGATAA
- the LOC138947268 gene encoding Golgi-associated RAB2B interactor protein 3-like isoform X2, with protein MGSLTAGGASITGHIIEKKKLAEMNTQWEQFRKECSDIFGLKSKNEDMNKIARIQEVFKELTAGGVFVGRQVYAMMGAAKTVSQATAQTAVAGVTNAAETASLVGVTAAVETAATAGVAGASVTSSGATSATTGAASAAVASVTKCAATATKTGISSGAAVAAVAKTATTTAKTATTGAATTARLVAAVQAPIVVVNVFLLGLSIHDLVTASIDLHKKNKSKAGDMLRQMAAELDVFFKEDVPTLEQVEECLAFGG; from the exons ATGGGCAGTCTCACAGCAGGCGGCGCCAGCATCACAGGACATATcattgaaaaaaagaagttgGCAGAAATGAACACACAATGGGAGCAGTTTAGGAAGGAGTGCAGCGACATTTTCGGTCTGAAAAGCAAGAACGAAGACATGAACAAAATCGCCAGGATCCAAGAG GTATTCAAGGAACTCACAGCTGGAGGTGTGTTCGTGGGAAGACAGGTCTACGCCATGATGGGCGCTGCCAAGACTGTGAGCCAAGCCACCGCCCAGACCGCAGTTGCTGGGGTGACCAACGCTGCTGAGACCGCTTCACTAGTTGGAGTGACCGCTGCAGTCGAAACCGCCGCCACTGCTGGAGTGGCAGGTGCAAGCGTGACGTCTTCGGGTGCTACCTCTGCTACCACAG GTGCAGCTTCCGCAGCCGTCGCCAGCGTCACTAAATGCGCCGCCACTGCCACTAAAACGGGAATTTCCAGTGGCGCTGCCGTCGCCGCCGTCGCTAAGACCGCGACCACCACTGCCAAAACCGCCACCACGGGAGCTGCCACCACTGCTCGTCTTGTCGCGGCGGTTCAGGCCCCCATCGTTGTCGTCAACGTTTTTCTACTTGGCCTCAGCATACATGACCTGGTCACCGCTTCCATCGACCTccacaagaagaacaagtccAAGGCTGGGGACATGCTGCGTCAAATGGCTGCAGAGCTTGACGTCTTCTTCAAGGAAGACGTCCCGACGCTCGAGCAGGTGGAGGAGTGCTTGGCTTTTGGTGGATAA